The Aliivibrio fischeri genome contains a region encoding:
- the mog gene encoding molybdopterin adenylyltransferase, with product MTQKAKIGIVTVSDRASVGIYEDISGPAIIETLNDYLTSEWEPVYVVIPDEQDVIEKTLIELADEKNCCLVVTTGGTGPAKRDVTPEATEAVCDRMMPGFGELMRAESLKFVPTAILSRQTAGLRKDSLIVNLPGKPKSIRECLDAVFPAIPYCIDLMEGPFLECNEEVIKPFRPKAK from the coding sequence ATGACTCAAAAAGCGAAAATCGGCATTGTAACCGTAAGTGATCGTGCAAGTGTTGGTATTTATGAAGATATTTCAGGACCAGCTATTATTGAAACACTAAACGATTATCTAACATCTGAGTGGGAACCTGTGTATGTGGTTATTCCAGATGAGCAGGATGTAATTGAAAAAACACTGATTGAATTAGCTGATGAAAAAAACTGTTGTTTAGTTGTTACGACAGGTGGTACAGGTCCAGCCAAGCGTGATGTCACTCCAGAAGCAACTGAAGCTGTATGTGACCGTATGATGCCAGGTTTTGGTGAATTAATGCGTGCAGAATCATTAAAGTTTGTGCCAACAGCTATTTTATCTCGTCAAACTGCGGGTTTACGTAAAGATTCATTAATTGTAAATCTACCTGGTAAACCAAAATCAATTCGTGAATGTTTAGATGCGGTTTTTCCTGCAATTCCATATTGTATCGATCTAATGGAAGGGCCATTTCTTGAGTGTAATGAAGAAGTGATTAAACCATTTAGACCAAAAGCAAAATAA